One Deltaproteobacteria bacterium DNA window includes the following coding sequences:
- the tsaD gene encoding tRNA (adenosine(37)-N6)-threonylcarbamoyltransferase complex transferase subunit TsaD has product MVILGIESSCDETAAALVEDGRRILANVVSSQIAIHRPYGGVVPELASRQHLKVIIPVVREALAKADKALADVDALAVTRGPGLVGSLLVGIGVAKGMAYATGKPLVAVNHLEGHIQAAFLEKQPPRFPLVALVVSGGHTNLYHLENYAKCRLVGRTRDDAAGEAFDKVAKFLGLGYPGGIVIDKLSQSGNPAAVDFPRAYLEKDSLDFSFSGLKTAVVNLVRRYSNSGSGADEQSERTVISLESLPLNVADIVASFQEAVVDILVHKTIRAARNLAVHEIVVAGGVAANSRLRQKMQEEASALGLGVRLPEPALCTDNAAMIAAVAYHRILPGGHKWDLDFDAISRWPDG; this is encoded by the coding sequence ATGGTTATTCTGGGGATTGAGAGTTCCTGTGACGAAACTGCCGCCGCCCTGGTGGAAGACGGCCGGCGCATTCTAGCCAATGTGGTTTCCTCCCAGATCGCCATCCATCGTCCGTACGGGGGTGTGGTGCCGGAGCTGGCCTCACGGCAGCACCTCAAAGTAATTATTCCAGTTGTGCGCGAGGCTCTGGCAAAGGCCGATAAAGCCCTTGCGGACGTCGACGCCCTGGCGGTTACCCGAGGACCAGGACTGGTGGGTTCTTTGCTGGTGGGCATAGGCGTGGCCAAAGGTATGGCCTATGCCACAGGCAAGCCACTGGTGGCGGTAAATCATCTTGAAGGACATATTCAGGCCGCCTTTCTGGAAAAACAGCCGCCACGTTTTCCCCTGGTGGCCCTTGTGGTCTCTGGTGGACACACAAACCTCTATCATCTTGAAAATTATGCCAAATGTAGACTTGTCGGTCGGACCAGGGATGACGCAGCCGGTGAAGCATTCGACAAAGTGGCCAAGTTTCTTGGCCTCGGCTACCCGGGGGGAATAGTCATTGACAAACTGTCACAGTCCGGCAATCCAGCTGCAGTTGATTTTCCTCGCGCTTATCTGGAAAAAGATTCGCTGGATTTTAGCTTCAGCGGCCTCAAGACTGCGGTAGTCAATCTGGTGCGTCGTTATAGTAACTCGGGAAGCGGGGCAGATGAGCAGTCGGAAAGAACCGTGATATCCCTCGAATCGCTACCCCTCAATGTTGCTGATATTGTGGCCAGTTTTCAAGAGGCGGTCGTAGACATTCTGGTACACAAAACCATCAGGGCTGCCAGGAATCTGGCGGTGCACGAAATTGTGGTGGCCGGCGGGGTAGCCGCCAACAGCCGCTTGCGTCAGAAAATGCAGGAAGAAGCTTCCGCTCTTGGCCTGGGGGTGCGCCTTCCCGAGCCTGCTCTGTGCACAGACAATGCAGCCATGATTGCTGCCGTGGCTTACCACCGCATCTTGCCCGGCGGCCACAAATGGGATCTCGACTTTGATGCAATTTCCCGTTGGCCGGATGGGTAA
- a CDS encoding 2-oxoacid:acceptor oxidoreductase family protein, which produces MESTRIVLSGSGGQGVITAAIILAEAAVVYEGLNAVQTQSYGPEARGGATRADVVISREPIHYPKVINPHILVCLTQESYDKFSDIVRPGGLLLIDRHFVKQEHKVDARQVILPMYDAVMEKIGKPIVFNICVLGTLIGLTNLVRAQSIMTLLEEKLPAEFLEMNRRALEAGLHLANGSK; this is translated from the coding sequence ATGGAAAGTACAAGAATTGTCCTTAGCGGTTCAGGTGGCCAGGGAGTGATCACTGCGGCTATTATTTTGGCCGAGGCAGCCGTGGTGTATGAGGGTTTGAACGCAGTGCAGACCCAGTCATATGGACCTGAGGCCCGCGGCGGCGCCACCCGGGCAGATGTGGTCATCTCCAGGGAGCCCATTCACTACCCCAAAGTGATCAATCCACACATCCTCGTGTGTCTGACCCAGGAGTCTTACGATAAGTTTTCGGATATTGTCAGGCCTGGAGGCTTGTTGCTGATTGACCGGCATTTTGTCAAACAAGAGCATAAAGTGGATGCCAGACAGGTAATACTGCCTATGTATGATGCAGTTATGGAGAAAATCGGCAAACCTATCGTATTCAATATCTGCGTACTTGGTACCTTGATTGGTTTGACCAACCTTGTCCGAGCCCAATCTATCATGACATTGCTGGAGGAGAAGCTGCCTGCTGAGTTTCTCGAAATGAACAGACGTGCACTCGAGGCGGGTCTGCACCTGGCCAACGGCAGCAAATGA